A single Bosea sp. PAMC 26642 DNA region contains:
- a CDS encoding glutathione S-transferase family protein, translating into MLPVLYAHPFSSYCQKVLVALYENATPFTYRTLDFEDPAAGRELEALWPLKRFPVLVDNGETVLESSVIIEHLELRHPGPVRLLPGDPKAALAIRTMDRFFDNYVMTPMQKIVFDHIRQPQDRDPQGVAEARAMLDSAYRWLDGEIASRQWACGEAFSLADCAAAPSLFYADWVHEIDKAYPHTRAYRARLLARPSFARAVDEGRPYRSFFPPGAPDRD; encoded by the coding sequence ATGCTCCCCGTGCTCTACGCTCACCCGTTCTCGTCCTACTGCCAGAAAGTGCTCGTCGCGCTGTATGAGAACGCGACACCGTTCACCTACCGCACGCTGGACTTCGAAGACCCCGCGGCAGGCAGGGAACTCGAAGCGCTCTGGCCTCTCAAGCGCTTTCCGGTGCTGGTCGACAACGGCGAGACCGTGCTCGAATCCAGCGTGATCATCGAGCATCTCGAGCTGCGCCATCCCGGACCCGTCAGACTGCTTCCAGGTGACCCCAAGGCAGCGCTGGCCATCCGCACGATGGATCGCTTCTTCGATAATTACGTCATGACGCCGATGCAGAAGATCGTCTTCGACCATATTCGGCAGCCGCAGGATCGCGACCCGCAAGGCGTGGCCGAGGCGCGCGCGATGCTCGATTCTGCCTATCGCTGGCTCGATGGCGAGATCGCATCCCGGCAATGGGCGTGCGGCGAGGCCTTTTCGCTGGCCGATTGCGCGGCTGCGCCTTCGCTGTTCTATGCAGACTGGGTGCACGAGATCGACAAGGCCTATCCGCATACGCGCGCCTATAGGGCCCGCCTGCTTGCGCGGCCGTCCTTTGCGCGTGCCGTGGACGAGGGGCGACCCTATCGCTCGTTCTTTCCGCCAGGAGCGCCCGACCGCGACTGA
- the ubiG gene encoding bifunctional 2-polyprenyl-6-hydroxyphenol methylase/3-demethylubiquinol 3-O-methyltransferase UbiG, whose protein sequence is MAATAQREGSTIDPAEVARFDAIAKTWWDPKGPMAVLHKFNPVRLGFIRDLACDRFGRDPRSLRSLDGLTLVDIGCGGGVLSEPLARLGAQVTGLDPAPTNIAVAAAHAEKSGLAIDYREETIEALVAEGKTFDIVLAMEVVEHVADVEAFVAACCAAVKPGGVLVMATLNRTLKSYALAIVGAEYVLRWLPRGTHDWNKFVTPDELGQAIEANGLDLGESTGVVYNPLTDRWSTARDTDVNYMLAASRRG, encoded by the coding sequence ATGGCGGCAACGGCCCAGCGCGAAGGCTCCACCATCGACCCCGCCGAGGTCGCGCGCTTCGATGCCATCGCAAAAACCTGGTGGGACCCGAAGGGACCCATGGCGGTGCTGCACAAGTTCAATCCGGTACGCCTCGGCTTCATCCGCGACCTCGCCTGCGACCGCTTCGGGCGCGATCCTCGATCGCTGCGGTCGCTGGACGGGCTGACATTGGTCGACATCGGCTGCGGCGGCGGCGTGCTGTCGGAACCGCTGGCACGGCTGGGCGCGCAGGTGACGGGACTGGATCCCGCCCCGACCAATATCGCGGTCGCCGCCGCCCATGCCGAAAAAAGCGGTCTCGCGATCGACTATCGCGAGGAGACGATCGAGGCGCTGGTCGCCGAGGGCAAGACCTTCGACATCGTGCTGGCCATGGAGGTCGTCGAGCATGTCGCCGATGTCGAAGCCTTCGTCGCGGCCTGCTGCGCAGCGGTCAAGCCGGGCGGAGTGCTCGTCATGGCGACGTTGAACCGGACGCTGAAATCCTATGCGCTTGCCATCGTCGGCGCCGAATACGTCCTGCGCTGGCTGCCGCGCGGCACGCATGACTGGAACAAATTCGTGACGCCGGATGAACTTGGACAGGCGATCGAAGCGAATGGACTGGATCTCGGCGAGAGCACCGGCGTGGTCTACAACCCCCTGACAGACCGCTGGTCGACCGCCCGCGACACGGACGTCAACTACATGCTGGCGGCGAGCCGGCGGGGCTGA
- a CDS encoding DMT family transporter, with protein MLTSPLFLRAVPLIFTFLWSSGWVVAGYSALYADPLTFLVVRYGCAAVLIAALAIVIGAPWPKGRRALLDCVVTGLLLHAAYLGGVWWAVRHGLPAGISGLIAGLQPILTALLAPLLVGELISRIRWLGILCGFVGIALVLEPKIAGVEPAALWAVLIPVVINVGGMFAVTLGSFYQKARIVTGDLRTVTAVQYIVAFLVTLPFAWALEPMRIEWNLTMVLVLAWSVLALSLGGIGLYLMMIRRGAVSRVSTFLYLVPALVAVEAWILFGEALTAIQIAGMAVTILGVVLASRK; from the coding sequence ATGCTGACATCTCCGCTCTTCCTGCGCGCCGTCCCGCTGATCTTCACCTTTCTCTGGTCTTCGGGCTGGGTGGTGGCGGGCTATTCGGCGCTCTATGCCGATCCGTTGACGTTCCTCGTCGTCCGTTATGGCTGTGCCGCCGTGCTCATCGCGGCGCTCGCTATTGTCATAGGCGCGCCCTGGCCGAAGGGCAGACGAGCCCTGCTCGATTGCGTGGTGACCGGCCTGCTGCTGCACGCGGCCTATCTCGGCGGCGTCTGGTGGGCGGTCAGGCATGGGTTGCCCGCCGGCATCTCCGGCCTGATCGCAGGCCTGCAGCCAATCCTGACGGCCCTGCTCGCGCCCCTGCTCGTCGGCGAACTGATTTCCCGCATCCGCTGGCTCGGCATCCTGTGCGGCTTCGTGGGGATCGCGCTGGTACTGGAGCCCAAGATCGCCGGTGTCGAGCCGGCCGCGCTGTGGGCGGTGCTGATCCCCGTCGTGATCAACGTCGGAGGCATGTTCGCCGTGACCTTGGGCTCCTTCTACCAGAAAGCCCGCATCGTTACCGGCGACCTGCGCACCGTCACCGCCGTCCAGTACATCGTCGCGTTTCTGGTGACCTTGCCCTTCGCCTGGGCGCTGGAGCCGATGCGTATCGAGTGGAACCTGACCATGGTTCTCGTGCTGGCCTGGTCGGTGCTCGCGCTGTCGTTGGGCGGCATCGGGCTCTATTTGATGATGATACGGCGCGGGGCCGTCTCGCGCGTCTCGACCTTCCTTTATCTCGTCCCGGCTTTGGTCGCGGTCGAGGCCTGGATCCTCTTCGGCGAGGCGCTGACGGCGATCCAGATCGCCGGCATGGCGGTGACGATCCTCGGGGTGGTGCTGGCGAGCCGGAAGTAG
- the ccrA gene encoding crotonyl-CoA carboxylase/reductase, giving the protein MSKPQTQPPLKDLYELTELPPLGHVPANMYAWAIRRDRHGPPLDSFQVEVVPTWTIGEEEVLLLVMAGGVNYNGIWAGLGQPISPFDVHKGTLHIAGSDCSGIVWAVGSKVKRWKVGDEVIVHCNQDDGDDEECNGGDPMFSSSQRIWGYETPDGSFAQFCRVQSRQLMLKPKHLAWEEAACYTLTLATAYRMLFGHAPHTIKPGDNVLIWGASGGLGVFGVQLCAASGANAIGVISDETKRDYVLGLGAKGVINRKDFNCWGQMPKVNSPEYNDWTKEARKFGKAIWDITGKKDVDIVFEHPGEATFPVSCLVAKRGGMIVFCAGTSGFNITFDARYVWMRQKRVQGSHFAHLKQASAANQFVIDRRIDPCMSEVFPWDKIPLAHQKMWKNEHAPGNMAVLVTAPRTGLRTYEDVAEALAV; this is encoded by the coding sequence ATGTCGAAGCCGCAGACGCAGCCGCCGCTCAAGGACCTCTACGAACTGACCGAACTGCCCCCGCTGGGCCATGTCCCGGCCAACATGTACGCCTGGGCGATCCGGCGCGACCGCCACGGTCCGCCGCTCGACAGCTTTCAGGTCGAGGTCGTGCCGACCTGGACGATCGGCGAAGAGGAAGTGCTGCTCCTCGTGATGGCCGGCGGCGTCAACTACAACGGCATCTGGGCGGGGCTGGGCCAGCCGATCTCGCCCTTCGACGTCCACAAGGGCACGCTGCACATCGCCGGCTCGGACTGCTCCGGCATCGTCTGGGCGGTCGGCTCCAAGGTGAAGCGCTGGAAGGTCGGCGACGAGGTCATCGTCCATTGCAACCAGGACGATGGCGACGACGAGGAGTGCAATGGCGGCGATCCGATGTTCTCGTCCAGCCAGCGCATCTGGGGCTATGAGACGCCCGATGGCTCCTTCGCCCAGTTCTGCCGGGTCCAGTCGCGCCAGCTGATGCTGAAGCCGAAGCACCTCGCCTGGGAGGAGGCCGCCTGCTACACGCTGACTCTGGCGACCGCCTACCGCATGTTGTTCGGCCACGCCCCTCACACGATCAAGCCCGGCGACAACGTCCTGATCTGGGGCGCCTCGGGCGGTCTCGGCGTCTTCGGCGTCCAGCTCTGCGCGGCGTCCGGCGCCAACGCGATCGGCGTGATCTCGGATGAGACCAAGCGCGATTACGTGCTGGGGCTCGGCGCCAAGGGCGTGATCAACCGCAAGGATTTCAACTGCTGGGGCCAGATGCCCAAGGTCAACTCCCCTGAATACAACGACTGGACCAAGGAGGCCCGCAAGTTCGGCAAGGCGATCTGGGACATCACCGGCAAGAAGGACGTCGACATCGTCTTCGAGCATCCCGGCGAAGCGACCTTCCCGGTCTCATGCCTCGTCGCCAAGCGCGGCGGCATGATCGTCTTCTGCGCCGGCACCTCGGGCTTCAACATCACCTTCGACGCCCGCTATGTCTGGATGCGGCAGAAGCGCGTCCAGGGCTCGCATTTCGCCCATCTTAAGCAGGCGAGCGCCGCCAACCAGTTCGTCATCGATCGCCGTATCGACCCCTGCATGTCCGAGGTCTTCCCCTGGGACAAGATCCCGCTCGCCCATCAGAAGATGTGGAAGAACGAGCATGCGCCCGGCAACATGGCCGTGCTGGTGACCGCCCCGCGTACCGGACTGCGCACTTACGAGGATGTGGCGGAGGCCCTCGCCGTCTGA
- a CDS encoding methyl-accepting chemotaxis protein — protein MKPHVEQHRPEVVAAEGQHFRTLFEARFDADYLSELTDAAQTEFGDAMGIRTRLGTALRLVDPLFTEIGRRRRFNGRKAVEDAAALMRLILCDAIAATSCYQRASRIGLTHREKELHVAASSFQSNIAELSTSLQAAATTLREYAATSLHRSDQAGREATTAEDAARECTQRISSTVEATDNLVRALDHVSSEAQQSFAITGQAVTDTRAVTSSIAVLAEATGRIGSIVTLIQQIATKTNLLALNATIEAARAGEAGKGFAVVAGEVKSLAHQTASATAEISTQIAQVQSATESCVAHVNSIALTIARLEESAASIAATVQIQSNTTNAMASNTQEAASRTQEGLFSAKAARHAISDVTKMTIELDSAAIQVEASAGMISDLVSRFLSSLRAA, from the coding sequence ATGAAACCTCATGTCGAACAGCACAGGCCTGAAGTCGTCGCCGCGGAAGGCCAGCATTTCCGCACCTTGTTCGAGGCCCGGTTCGACGCGGATTACCTGTCCGAACTCACCGACGCGGCTCAGACCGAATTCGGCGATGCGATGGGCATCCGGACGCGGCTGGGAACGGCACTGCGGCTCGTCGATCCCCTGTTCACCGAGATCGGGCGGCGCCGGCGCTTCAACGGCAGGAAAGCCGTCGAAGACGCCGCCGCCCTGATGCGGCTGATCCTGTGCGATGCGATCGCGGCGACGTCCTGCTATCAGCGCGCGAGCCGGATCGGCCTGACGCATCGCGAAAAAGAACTCCATGTCGCGGCTTCGTCCTTCCAGAGCAACATCGCGGAATTGTCGACCAGCCTGCAGGCGGCGGCGACGACGTTGCGCGAATACGCCGCCACCAGCCTGCACCGCAGCGACCAGGCCGGTCGGGAAGCCACGACCGCGGAAGATGCGGCGCGCGAATGCACGCAGCGGATCAGCAGCACGGTGGAAGCGACGGACAATCTGGTGCGGGCCCTCGACCATGTCAGCAGCGAGGCGCAGCAAAGCTTCGCCATCACCGGACAGGCCGTCACCGACACACGCGCAGTCACGTCCTCGATCGCCGTCCTGGCCGAAGCCACAGGCCGGATCGGCTCGATCGTCACCCTGATCCAGCAGATTGCGACGAAGACAAACCTGCTTGCGCTGAACGCCACGATCGAGGCCGCCCGCGCCGGCGAGGCGGGAAAGGGCTTTGCCGTGGTGGCGGGAGAGGTCAAGTCGCTGGCGCACCAGACCGCCAGCGCCACCGCGGAGATCTCGACCCAGATCGCCCAGGTTCAGTCGGCGACCGAATCCTGCGTCGCCCATGTGAATTCGATCGCCCTGACGATCGCACGGCTGGAGGAATCGGCGGCCTCGATCGCGGCGACGGTGCAAATCCAGTCGAACACGACCAATGCGATGGCGTCCAACACGCAGGAGGCCGCGTCGCGGACCCAGGAAGGGCTGTTCTCCGCCAAGGCCGCCCGGCACGCGATCAGCGACGTCACCAAGATGACCATCGAGCTCGACAGCGCAGCGATTCAGGTCGAGGCCTCTGCCGGCATGATCAGCGATCTCGTCTCGCGGTTCCTGTCGAGCCTTCGGGCGGCGTAG
- a CDS encoding YidB family protein: protein MSNNGFPSMTALLGLLAVAGYQNRDKLAEWFGNAQSGQVPAGAPPGLDKVVGNGPAIGAGGIGGMLGGGLQELIERFRQGGRGETADSWVKAGPNQPIEAPDLEQALGPDVLADLEQRTGLSRDELLTRLSRDLPDAVDRYTPDGRVAA from the coding sequence ATGAGCAACAACGGATTTCCGTCGATGACGGCACTGCTCGGTCTGCTTGCCGTCGCGGGATACCAAAATCGCGACAAGTTGGCGGAATGGTTCGGCAACGCGCAGTCCGGCCAGGTGCCGGCTGGTGCGCCGCCCGGCCTCGACAAGGTAGTAGGCAACGGCCCCGCGATCGGAGCAGGCGGCATCGGCGGCATGCTCGGTGGCGGACTGCAGGAATTGATCGAACGCTTCCGCCAGGGCGGGCGTGGTGAGACCGCCGATTCATGGGTCAAGGCCGGGCCCAACCAGCCGATCGAAGCGCCCGACCTCGAACAGGCCCTCGGCCCCGACGTCCTTGCCGACCTGGAGCAGCGGACAGGCCTTTCGCGAGACGAACTGTTGACGCGATTGTCCAGGGATCTCCCTGATGCGGTCGATCGCTATACTCCGGACGGGCGTGTCGCGGCCTGA
- a CDS encoding aspartate kinase encodes MARLVMKFGGTSVATVERIRNAARHVKREFDAGNEVAVVVSAMSGKTNELVAWCKEASPLYDRAEYDVVVASGEQVTSGLMAIALQELGLPARSWQGWQIPLYGSDAHGSSRIEGVDGTAILAGFAKNREIAVCSGFQGIHKASGRIVTLGRGGSDTSAVALAAGLKADRCDIYTDVDGVYTTDPRVVQKARRMDRVSFEEMLEMASLGSKVLQVRSVEIAMTQRVPTYVRSSFDDPDNPQSGTLICDEDDIVEQQIVTGIAFSRDEAQITLRRVADKPGVAATIFGPLADANINVDMIIQVVSDDQATTDITFTVPTADYERAKSLLESRHAEIAYQALQGATDVVKVSAIGVGMRSHAGVAALAFRALAEKGINIRAITTSEIKFSVLIDAAYTELAVRTLHSLYGLDAA; translated from the coding sequence ATGGCCCGTCTGGTGATGAAATTCGGCGGAACCTCCGTCGCGACAGTCGAGCGCATCCGGAACGCCGCCCGCCATGTCAAACGCGAGTTCGATGCCGGCAACGAGGTCGCGGTCGTGGTCTCTGCGATGTCGGGCAAGACCAACGAACTCGTCGCCTGGTGCAAGGAGGCGTCGCCGCTCTACGACCGGGCCGAATACGATGTCGTCGTCGCCTCGGGCGAGCAGGTCACGTCGGGGCTGATGGCGATCGCGCTGCAGGAACTTGGCCTGCCGGCCCGCTCATGGCAGGGCTGGCAGATTCCGCTCTACGGTTCGGACGCGCATGGCTCGTCGCGGATCGAGGGCGTCGACGGCACGGCCATTCTCGCCGGCTTCGCGAAGAACCGCGAGATCGCCGTCTGCTCCGGCTTCCAGGGCATCCACAAGGCAAGCGGCCGCATCGTCACGCTCGGGCGCGGCGGCTCGGATACCAGCGCGGTCGCGCTGGCGGCCGGGCTCAAGGCCGACCGCTGCGACATCTACACCGATGTGGACGGCGTCTACACCACCGATCCACGCGTGGTGCAGAAGGCCCGCCGCATGGACCGCGTCTCCTTCGAGGAGATGCTGGAGATGGCCTCGCTCGGCTCCAAGGTGCTGCAGGTGCGCTCGGTCGAGATCGCGATGACCCAGCGCGTGCCGACCTATGTACGCTCCTCCTTCGACGACCCAGACAATCCCCAATCCGGCACCCTCATCTGCGACGAGGACGACATCGTGGAACAGCAGATCGTTACCGGCATCGCGTTCTCGCGCGACGAAGCCCAGATCACCCTCCGGCGCGTCGCCGACAAGCCGGGAGTGGCTGCGACCATCTTCGGCCCGCTCGCCGATGCCAACATCAATGTCGACATGATCATCCAGGTCGTCTCCGACGACCAGGCGACAACCGACATCACCTTCACCGTGCCCACCGCCGATTACGAGCGGGCCAAGAGCCTGCTCGAGAGCCGGCACGCCGAGATCGCCTATCAGGCGCTGCAGGGCGCGACCGACGTGGTCAAGGTCTCGGCGATCGGGGTGGGCATGAGGAGCCATGCCGGCGTCGCGGCGCTCGCCTTCCGGGCGCTGGCCGAGAAGGGCATCAACATTCGCGCAATCACCACCTCGGAAATCAAGTTCTCGGTGCTGATCGACGCAGCCTATACCGAACTCGCTGTGCGGACGCTGCATTCGCTGTATGGGCTGGATGCGGCCTAA
- a CDS encoding phosphotransferase family protein: protein MPAEAASAAPEFDPERLDAFLRSALPGRTAGAITLERISGGQSNPTFFLSYPDAGTRLVLRKKPPGPLLPSAHAVEREYRILKALAGSDVPVPPVLLLHEQDDVVGTPFYLMERLDGRVFHDTGLPGVTPDERRAMYFAMAETLAALHRFDWQAAGLSDFGKPGNYYARQLRRWGGQWRETKTREIPAIDRAVDWLSDNLDESAETTIVHGDFRLGNLMFSPVAPRIVAVLDWELSTLGHPLSDAAFSCLPWHSTPAMYSGIVGLDAEALGIPTQAEYIERYCAAAGRAGGPGRFHLAFSLFRFAVILDGIAARARSGNAAAENAVAVGAMAESFALRAQAVIDDQN, encoded by the coding sequence ATGCCAGCCGAAGCCGCCTCAGCCGCTCCCGAATTCGATCCCGAGCGGCTCGACGCCTTCCTGCGTTCGGCCCTCCCCGGCCGGACCGCCGGCGCGATCACACTGGAGCGGATCAGCGGCGGCCAGTCCAATCCGACCTTCTTCCTGTCCTACCCCGACGCCGGAACGCGGCTGGTCCTGCGCAAAAAGCCGCCGGGACCGCTGCTGCCCTCCGCCCATGCGGTCGAGCGCGAGTACCGCATCCTCAAGGCGCTCGCCGGTTCGGACGTGCCGGTGCCGCCGGTGCTGCTGCTGCATGAGCAGGACGATGTGGTCGGGACGCCGTTCTACCTGATGGAGCGGCTGGACGGCCGGGTCTTCCACGACACCGGCCTGCCCGGCGTGACGCCCGATGAGCGCCGCGCGATGTATTTCGCCATGGCGGAGACGCTGGCTGCGCTGCATCGCTTCGACTGGCAGGCCGCCGGCCTTTCGGATTTCGGCAAGCCCGGCAATTATTACGCCCGCCAGCTCAGGCGCTGGGGCGGGCAGTGGCGCGAGACGAAGACGCGCGAGATCCCCGCGATCGACCGGGCCGTCGACTGGCTGAGCGACAATCTCGACGAGAGTGCGGAGACGACGATCGTCCATGGCGACTTTCGCCTCGGCAACCTGATGTTTTCGCCGGTTGCGCCGCGCATCGTCGCCGTGCTGGACTGGGAGCTGTCGACGCTCGGCCATCCGTTGTCGGACGCCGCCTTCTCCTGCCTGCCCTGGCATTCGACGCCGGCGATGTATTCAGGCATCGTCGGCCTCGACGCCGAGGCGCTCGGCATTCCGACGCAGGCCGAGTACATCGAACGCTATTGCGCCGCGGCAGGCCGTGCCGGCGGGCCGGGGCGCTTCCACCTCGCCTTCTCGCTGTTTCGCTTCGCCGTCATCCTCGACGGCATCGCCGCGCGCGCCAGATCGGGCAATGCCGCAGCCGAGAATGCGGTCGCGGTCGGTGCGATGGCGGAAAGTTTCGCATTGCGGGCGCAGGCCGTGATCGACGACCAGAACTGA
- a CDS encoding acyl-CoA dehydrogenase family protein, which yields MDFAYSAKVEDLRAKLQDFMDAHVQPADAAWKHEVEAGRYPMALIDGLKAEAKAAGLWNLFLPALQPDEPGTRLSNLEYAPLAEIMGRIYWSSEVFNCNAPDTGNMEILHMFATPEQRQRWLVPLLAGEIRSCVGITEPGVASSDPTNLQTTIIRDGDDYVVTGRKWWTTGALHPNVKFCIVMGLSDLAADANPHKRHSMILVPMDAPGVTVMRNLPLLNHFSPEGHTETDFDQVRVPAANILGEEGAGFALAQARLGPGRIHHCMRSIGQCEVALELMVERALERQAFSRNLADYANIQDWIAEGRMEIDQARLLCLRAAWMMDRHGNKAARTEVSAIKVVATRLQTKIADRAMQVFGAGGLSNDTPLAFIYSWGRALRFIDGPDEVHLRTVARAEIKKRQGSNRSTFAEQGVLRPYSKPAVE from the coding sequence ATGGATTTCGCCTATTCCGCCAAGGTCGAAGACCTGCGCGCCAAGCTCCAGGATTTCATGGACGCTCATGTCCAGCCGGCCGATGCGGCCTGGAAGCACGAGGTCGAGGCCGGGCGCTATCCGATGGCGCTGATCGACGGACTGAAGGCCGAGGCGAAGGCCGCCGGCCTATGGAATCTGTTCCTGCCGGCATTGCAGCCCGACGAGCCTGGTACGCGGCTGAGCAATCTCGAATACGCCCCGCTCGCCGAGATCATGGGCCGAATCTACTGGTCGTCGGAGGTGTTCAACTGCAACGCGCCCGACACCGGCAATATGGAAATCCTGCACATGTTCGCCACGCCCGAGCAGCGGCAGCGCTGGCTCGTTCCGCTTCTGGCCGGCGAGATCCGCTCCTGCGTCGGCATCACCGAGCCCGGCGTCGCTTCCTCCGACCCGACCAATCTCCAGACCACGATCATCCGCGACGGCGACGATTACGTCGTGACCGGGCGCAAATGGTGGACGACCGGGGCGCTGCATCCCAACGTCAAGTTCTGCATCGTGATGGGGCTGTCCGACCTCGCCGCCGACGCCAACCCTCACAAGCGTCATTCGATGATCCTGGTGCCGATGGATGCGCCGGGCGTCACCGTGATGCGCAATTTGCCGCTCCTGAACCATTTTTCTCCGGAGGGGCACACCGAGACCGATTTCGATCAGGTCCGCGTGCCGGCCGCCAACATTCTGGGTGAGGAAGGCGCTGGCTTCGCGCTGGCGCAGGCGCGGCTGGGTCCGGGCCGCATCCACCATTGCATGCGCTCGATCGGGCAATGCGAGGTCGCGCTCGAACTGATGGTCGAGCGCGCGCTGGAGCGGCAGGCCTTCAGCCGCAACCTCGCCGACTACGCCAACATCCAGGACTGGATCGCGGAGGGGCGCATGGAGATCGACCAGGCGCGGCTGCTCTGCCTGCGCGCCGCCTGGATGATGGACAGGCATGGCAACAAGGCCGCGCGCACCGAGGTCTCGGCGATCAAGGTGGTGGCGACGCGGCTGCAGACCAAGATCGCCGACCGCGCGATGCAGGTCTTCGGCGCAGGCGGGCTGTCCAACGATACGCCGCTCGCCTTCATCTACTCCTGGGGACGGGCGTTGCGCTTCATCGACGGCCCCGACGAGGTGCATCTGCGCACCGTGGCGCGCGCCGAGATCAAGAAGCGGCAGGGCAGCAACCGCTCGACCTTCGCCGAGCAGGGCGTGCTGCGGCCGTATAGCAAGCCGGCGGTGGAGTAG
- a CDS encoding GlsB/YeaQ/YmgE family stress response membrane protein: protein MGIIWTIVIGFLAGVVAKFISPGSNEPSGFILTTILGIVGAVVATYLGQALGWYTPGQGAGFIGAVIGAIVVLVVWSMLSRRST from the coding sequence ATGGGCATCATCTGGACGATCGTGATTGGATTTCTGGCCGGCGTGGTCGCAAAGTTCATTTCGCCCGGGTCTAACGAGCCCTCCGGGTTCATTCTGACGACCATCCTCGGCATCGTCGGGGCGGTGGTCGCGACTTATCTCGGTCAGGCGCTGGGCTGGTACACGCCCGGACAGGGCGCCGGGTTCATTGGCGCGGTTATCGGCGCCATCGTCGTTCTGGTCGTCTGGTCGATGCTCAGCCGCAGAAGCACCTGA
- a CDS encoding CopG family ribbon-helix-helix protein, with the protein MSKEAVFTMKLEPELRDAFMAEAEASHRPASQVVRELMREFIERQREARDYDAFLRRKVEIARASMQAGRGRSNEEVEAEFAKRRDSLMGQT; encoded by the coding sequence ATGTCCAAGGAAGCCGTCTTCACGATGAAGCTGGAACCGGAGCTGCGCGACGCCTTCATGGCCGAAGCCGAAGCCAGCCATCGCCCGGCCTCGCAGGTGGTGCGGGAACTCATGCGCGAATTCATCGAGCGTCAGCGCGAGGCGCGGGACTATGACGCGTTCCTGCGCCGCAAGGTCGAGATCGCGCGCGCCTCCATGCAAGCGGGCCGCGGTCGATCGAATGAAGAGGTCGAAGCCGAGTTCGCCAAGCGACGCGATAGTCTCATGGGGCAGACGTGA